The following coding sequences are from one Gemmatimonadota bacterium window:
- a CDS encoding sigma-70 family RNA polymerase sigma factor translates to MSPQGTVDWKALTDQEVVRHAVAGREAAYRELIRRYQRPVFSLLYRMVRDRELAEDLAQETFVKVLNAVESYRPEFKFSSWIFKIANNTAIDHLRRRNLDTLSLDGSPHAESADAVEATTLQISDGAESALEEVTARELGKQIEVAIAQLRPEYRACILLRHVEGRPYEEIAEMLDLPLGTVKTYIHRARNELRILLAATRDA, encoded by the coding sequence GTGAGCCCGCAGGGTACCGTAGACTGGAAGGCCCTCACCGATCAGGAGGTGGTGCGGCACGCCGTGGCGGGCCGCGAGGCTGCCTATCGGGAGCTGATCCGCCGCTACCAGCGGCCGGTCTTTTCGCTCCTCTATCGGATGGTCCGCGACCGCGAACTCGCCGAGGACCTGGCGCAGGAGACCTTCGTCAAGGTCCTCAACGCCGTGGAGAGCTATCGCCCCGAGTTCAAGTTCTCGAGCTGGATCTTCAAGATCGCCAACAACACCGCGATCGATCACCTCCGCCGTCGCAACCTGGACACCTTGTCGCTCGACGGCTCGCCCCACGCCGAGAGTGCCGACGCGGTCGAGGCGACCACGCTGCAGATCAGTGATGGCGCCGAATCCGCCCTGGAAGAAGTGACCGCCCGGGAGCTGGGAAAGCAGATCGAAGTGGCCATCGCCCAGCTCCGGCCGGAATACCGCGCCTGCATCCTGCTCCGGCATGTCGAGGGGCGCCCGTACGAAGAAATCGCCGAGATGCTCGACCTCCCGCTGGGCACCGTGAAGACCTACATCCATCGTGCCCGCAACGAGCTCAGGATCCTGCTCGCAGCCACGCGCGACGCCTGA
- a CDS encoding polymer-forming cytoskeletal protein produces MRAGNRLPTLFAAALLLQAGPLSAASIPGAIEELSYRARNAIPALFFLNPTVTPQAVPAAAPQGPTVNPAILDNATTLERDLRAALRSPLADTRLTVTGGSARLGDYSVGSAERVTGHVVVLKGNADVHGRIEGNVVALDGDVILHPGAVITGDVLSIGGHVRQLGGLISGSQMEADAAPTEAAVSIPVQVARRGAGLLGVGLTLIILGLGVVTFGRPNLEIVSDTVVHSFGRAFLVGLLGQVLILPTFGMLIVGLVLTIAGTVLVPFAAVVYVLIAIIALVGGLLAVAHAMGETITRRRMAQGIMVSPNAYRYVITGLASLATIWLAWVGFGWVPVAGAFVFGGAVLLTWSVATVGFGAALLSRGGVREHFAGRILPPELMTDEYLWATPQFGVPAVKRPSKDVK; encoded by the coding sequence ATGCGGGCTGGTAACCGGCTCCCGACCCTCTTCGCTGCCGCGCTGCTGCTTCAGGCCGGTCCGCTCTCTGCGGCCTCGATCCCTGGTGCCATCGAAGAGCTCTCGTATCGCGCCCGCAACGCCATCCCGGCGCTCTTTTTCCTGAATCCGACGGTCACGCCGCAGGCTGTGCCTGCCGCCGCGCCACAGGGCCCGACGGTCAACCCCGCGATCCTCGACAACGCCACCACGCTCGAGCGCGATCTCCGCGCGGCACTTCGTTCGCCGCTCGCCGACACGCGCCTCACGGTGACCGGCGGCAGCGCCCGGCTCGGTGACTATTCCGTCGGCTCGGCGGAGCGTGTCACGGGGCATGTGGTGGTGCTGAAAGGAAACGCGGACGTCCACGGTCGCATCGAGGGCAATGTCGTCGCGCTCGACGGCGATGTGATCCTGCATCCCGGCGCCGTCATCACGGGCGATGTCCTCTCGATCGGTGGCCATGTTCGCCAGCTCGGCGGCCTGATCAGCGGCAGCCAGATGGAAGCGGATGCCGCGCCAACCGAAGCCGCCGTCTCGATTCCGGTTCAGGTGGCCCGGCGGGGTGCCGGCCTCCTCGGCGTCGGCCTCACGCTGATCATTCTCGGCCTCGGCGTCGTCACCTTCGGCCGCCCCAATCTCGAGATCGTCTCCGACACCGTGGTGCACTCCTTCGGCCGGGCCTTCCTCGTTGGCCTGCTCGGCCAGGTGCTGATCCTGCCGACCTTCGGGATGTTGATCGTCGGGCTGGTGCTGACCATCGCGGGCACGGTGCTGGTGCCGTTCGCGGCCGTGGTCTACGTGCTGATCGCGATCATCGCGCTGGTCGGCGGCCTGCTCGCCGTGGCGCACGCCATGGGCGAGACGATCACCCGTCGCCGCATGGCGCAGGGGATCATGGTCTCGCCGAACGCCTATCGCTACGTGATCACCGGCCTCGCCTCCCTCGCCACCATCTGGCTGGCATGGGTCGGCTTCGGCTGGGTGCCGGTCGCCGGGGCTTTCGTCTTCGGCGGCGCGGTGCTGCTGACGTGGAGCGTGGCCACGGTGGGCTTCGGTGCCGCGCTGCTCTCGCGTGGTGGCGTGCGCGAACACTTCGCCGGGCGGATCCTGCCCCCCGAACTGATGACCGACGAATATCTCTGGGCCACGCCGCAGTTCGGCGTTCCGGCCGTCAAGCGCCCGTCGAAGGACGTGAAGTGA
- a CDS encoding bifunctional oligoribonuclease/PAP phosphatase NrnA, which yields MTNSGTITPSAAALEVAALWRPGMRICLTTHVNPDGDGLGSEVAMVHLLRAVGVEAIITNPTPTPERFAFLFADLPGVDRSDKAVKELRRADAILVLDIADLSRLGILAETVRERGVPVGCIDHHVSKGDLPAGPRYVDSTAAATGELIHRLACELGWTITPEAARAMYVALVTDTGGFRFSNTKPATLRAAAALLECGVDTEQTYVDIYASAPIGRPRLLAEVLQTLVVEDDCGLAWVTVPPGALERHDVDPDDLDGIVEHARSVKGVRLALLFREMSGGRVKVSLRSVGKVDVAALARQFGGGGHTKAAGVAIAGTLSEVQETILAASRAYLLGTPAPAAGL from the coding sequence ATGACGAACTCCGGTACCATCACGCCCAGCGCCGCTGCCCTCGAGGTGGCGGCGCTGTGGCGTCCCGGCATGCGCATCTGCCTGACGACGCACGTGAATCCCGACGGCGACGGCCTCGGCAGCGAGGTGGCCATGGTCCACCTCCTCCGGGCCGTCGGCGTCGAAGCCATCATCACCAACCCGACGCCGACGCCAGAGCGCTTCGCTTTCCTCTTCGCCGATCTCCCCGGTGTGGACCGGAGCGACAAGGCGGTGAAGGAGCTGCGCCGCGCCGACGCTATCCTCGTCCTCGACATCGCCGACCTCTCGCGCCTCGGCATCCTCGCCGAGACGGTGCGCGAGCGCGGCGTGCCGGTGGGGTGCATCGATCACCATGTCAGCAAAGGCGACCTCCCCGCCGGGCCGCGCTACGTCGATTCGACCGCCGCGGCCACAGGCGAGCTGATCCACCGCCTCGCCTGCGAGCTCGGCTGGACCATCACCCCCGAGGCGGCGCGCGCCATGTACGTCGCGCTGGTCACCGACACCGGCGGCTTCCGCTTCTCGAACACCAAGCCCGCCACGTTGCGCGCAGCCGCTGCGCTGCTCGAATGCGGCGTCGACACCGAGCAGACGTACGTCGACATCTATGCCTCGGCACCGATCGGCCGCCCGCGGCTCCTCGCCGAGGTGCTGCAGACGCTGGTGGTCGAGGACGACTGCGGCCTGGCGTGGGTCACGGTGCCTCCCGGGGCGCTGGAGCGGCACGACGTCGATCCCGACGACCTCGACGGGATCGTGGAGCATGCGCGCTCGGTCAAGGGCGTTCGCTTGGCACTGCTCTTCCGCGAGATGTCGGGGGGGCGGGTGAAGGTCTCGCTCCGGAGCGTCGGGAAGGTCGACGTGGCCGCGCTGGCCCGTCAGTTCGGTGGTGGGGGCCATACCAAGGCCGCCGGGGTCGCCATCGCCGGGACCCTGAGCGAGGTCCAGGAAACGATCCTCGCGGCGTCACGCGCCTATCTTCTCGGCACGCCGGCCCCCGCGGCAGGGTTGTAG
- a CDS encoding amino acid permease, with the protein MTDVIPDDEGGPSLKRSLTAMNLTLLGIGAIIGAGIFVLTGTAAANFAGPAIVFSFIIAGFGCLFAGLCYAEFASMIPVAGSAYTYGYATLGELVAWIIGWDLILEYLFAASTVAVGWSGYFTAFLSSVGIHLPAAWAGAPFTVEGTHTLVRAQLCVDPATGGVAVDAVTRTAITIENCVASGFTLGQGVLNLPAMLMVLALTALLVLGIKESAKFNNIIVYVKVAIVLLVIAFGIKYVNTANWVPFIPPNTGEAGHFGWSGILRGAGVIFFAYIGFDAVSTAAQEAKNPQRDLPIGILGSLAVCTVLYIAMALVMTGMAHYSELNVAHPVYVAIEKAGPALAWLGFLVNIGAIAGLASVVLVMLMGQPRIFYAMSRDGLLPKMFGKVHPKYGTPWIATIITGIVAALVAGIFPIALLGELVSIGTLLAFVIVCGGIWVLRVKRPELERPFRTPLVPLVPILGIAICGYMMYGLPADTWIRLGVWMGLGLLIYFGYGMKHSRLGKLENK; encoded by the coding sequence ATGACCGACGTGATCCCGGACGACGAGGGGGGACCGAGCCTCAAGCGGTCCCTCACCGCCATGAACCTCACGTTGCTCGGCATCGGCGCCATCATCGGCGCCGGCATCTTCGTGCTCACCGGGACGGCCGCGGCGAACTTCGCCGGCCCGGCGATCGTCTTCTCCTTCATCATCGCCGGGTTCGGCTGCCTCTTCGCGGGGCTCTGCTACGCCGAGTTCGCGTCGATGATTCCGGTGGCCGGCTCCGCCTACACCTATGGCTATGCGACGCTCGGTGAGCTGGTCGCGTGGATCATCGGCTGGGACCTGATCCTCGAGTACCTCTTCGCGGCCTCGACGGTCGCGGTCGGTTGGTCGGGCTACTTCACCGCCTTCCTCTCGTCGGTGGGCATCCACCTCCCGGCGGCATGGGCAGGTGCGCCGTTCACGGTCGAGGGGACCCACACGCTGGTGCGCGCACAACTCTGCGTCGACCCGGCGACGGGCGGCGTGGCGGTTGATGCCGTCACCCGCACCGCCATCACGATCGAAAACTGCGTTGCCTCGGGCTTCACGCTCGGGCAGGGGGTGCTGAACCTCCCCGCGATGCTGATGGTGCTGGCGCTGACCGCCCTGCTCGTGCTCGGCATCAAGGAGTCGGCGAAGTTCAACAACATCATCGTGTACGTGAAGGTCGCGATCGTGTTGCTGGTGATCGCCTTCGGCATCAAGTACGTCAACACCGCCAACTGGGTCCCCTTCATCCCGCCCAACACGGGCGAGGCGGGTCACTTCGGTTGGAGCGGCATCCTGCGTGGCGCCGGCGTGATCTTCTTCGCCTACATCGGGTTCGACGCGGTCTCCACCGCGGCGCAGGAAGCGAAGAATCCGCAGCGCGACCTGCCGATCGGCATTCTCGGCTCGCTCGCCGTCTGCACCGTGCTCTACATCGCGATGGCACTGGTGATGACGGGCATGGCGCACTACTCCGAACTCAACGTGGCGCACCCGGTCTACGTCGCGATCGAGAAGGCCGGTCCGGCACTCGCTTGGCTCGGCTTTCTGGTGAACATCGGCGCCATCGCCGGTCTCGCTTCGGTCGTGCTCGTGATGCTCATGGGCCAGCCACGCATCTTCTACGCGATGTCGCGCGACGGCCTCCTGCCGAAGATGTTCGGCAAGGTGCACCCGAAGTACGGCACGCCGTGGATCGCCACGATCATCACCGGCATCGTCGCCGCGCTGGTCGCCGGCATCTTCCCGATCGCGCTGCTGGGTGAGCTGGTCTCGATCGGCACCCTGCTCGCCTTCGTGATCGTCTGCGGCGGCATCTGGGTCCTCCGGGTCAAGCGCCCCGAACTCGAACGGCCGTTCCGCACCCCGCTGGTGCCGCTCGTCCCGATCCTCGGCATCGCCATTTGCGGCTACATGATGTACGGCCTTCCTGCCGACACCTGGATCCGGCTCGGGGTCTGGATGGGGCTGGGGCTGCTGATCTACTTCGGCTACGGCATGAAGCACTCGCGCTTGGGCAAGCTCGAGAACAAGTAG
- a CDS encoding Mrp/NBP35 family ATP-binding protein, with protein sequence MSTTQADEVRAVLDQVPNPRTGKGLVASGMIHDLTVDAASKEASFTFMLRRDDPATLVRQARQALGNAGYPQPKIKVTDPAGPAPTTHQPPQSAAAGVPAPTPMEVPGIAKVIAVSSGKGGVGKSTVAVNVAIALAERGFKVGIMDADFYGPNLPRMIGVYERPMVENSRIIPLDAYGVKLMSIGFLVDRDAPAIWRGPIITKIIHQFLHDVSWGELDYLIVDMPPGTGDAQLSLVQQVLVSGAVIVTTPQEVAVGDALRGAKMFEKVNVPILGVVENMSGFLDPVTGMRHDLFGKGGGARLADEIMAPLLGEVPLQPGLVEAADAGRPIMVEAPTSAAAVMLREIADRIHDRAGEVGVSLPTLD encoded by the coding sequence ATGAGCACCACGCAGGCAGACGAAGTCCGCGCAGTCCTCGACCAGGTGCCGAACCCGCGCACCGGGAAGGGACTCGTCGCGTCCGGCATGATCCACGACCTCACCGTCGATGCGGCCAGCAAGGAAGCATCGTTCACCTTCATGCTGCGCCGCGACGACCCCGCCACGCTGGTGCGCCAGGCGCGCCAGGCGCTCGGCAACGCCGGCTATCCGCAGCCGAAGATCAAGGTGACCGATCCGGCCGGCCCCGCGCCCACCACGCACCAGCCGCCGCAGAGCGCGGCCGCCGGCGTGCCGGCGCCGACGCCGATGGAAGTGCCGGGGATTGCCAAGGTGATCGCGGTGTCGTCGGGGAAGGGCGGCGTCGGCAAGTCGACCGTCGCGGTGAACGTGGCGATCGCCCTCGCCGAGCGCGGCTTCAAGGTCGGCATCATGGACGCCGACTTCTACGGCCCGAACCTGCCGCGGATGATCGGCGTCTACGAGCGCCCGATGGTCGAGAACAGCCGCATCATTCCGCTCGATGCCTACGGCGTCAAGCTGATGTCGATTGGCTTCCTCGTCGATCGCGACGCTCCCGCCATCTGGCGCGGCCCGATCATCACCAAGATCATCCACCAGTTCCTGCACGACGTGTCCTGGGGCGAACTCGACTACCTGATCGTCGACATGCCGCCGGGCACCGGCGACGCGCAGCTCTCCCTGGTGCAGCAGGTGCTGGTGAGCGGCGCGGTGATCGTCACGACGCCACAGGAAGTGGCGGTCGGTGACGCGCTCCGTGGCGCCAAGATGTTCGAAAAGGTGAACGTGCCGATCCTGGGCGTGGTCGAGAACATGAGCGGCTTCCTCGATCCGGTCACCGGGATGCGCCACGACCTCTTCGGCAAGGGCGGCGGTGCGCGCCTCGCCGACGAGATCATGGCCCCGCTGCTCGGCGAAGTGCCGCTGCAGCCCGGCCTCGTCGAGGCCGCCGATGCCGGCCGCCCGATCATGGTCGAGGCGCCGACCTCAGCGGCCGCGGTCATGCTGCGCGAGATCGCCGACCGGATCCACGATCGGGCCGGCGAAGTCGGCGTCTCGCTGCCGACCCTCGACTAG
- a CDS encoding ubiquinone/menaquinone biosynthesis methyltransferase: MPTANEALPVTGGDAKREYVRGVFTDIAPRYDLLNHVLSLNADTRWRRTAVDRLGWERAAEGTYLDLCAGTQDLAAELGNRPTFRGRVIAADFVPAMLVRGKGKSARVRPAAADALHLPFEDGTFDGATVGFGVRNLMDLDAGLREAARVLKPGARFVILEFSTPRRQPLRSLYLTYFRHILPRVGRLVSKHTNAYDWLPASVLAFPEPAALAARMTAAGFAQVQWETHWGGIVAVHVGVREES, translated from the coding sequence ATGCCAACTGCCAACGAGGCGCTACCGGTCACGGGCGGGGATGCCAAGCGCGAATATGTGCGCGGCGTCTTCACCGACATCGCTCCGCGCTACGACCTGCTGAATCACGTCCTCTCCCTCAACGCCGACACCCGTTGGCGCCGGACGGCGGTGGACCGCCTCGGCTGGGAGCGGGCCGCCGAGGGCACCTACCTGGACCTCTGCGCCGGCACCCAGGACCTGGCGGCCGAACTCGGCAACCGCCCCACCTTCCGGGGCAGGGTGATCGCGGCAGACTTCGTCCCGGCCATGCTGGTGCGCGGCAAGGGGAAGTCGGCGCGCGTCCGCCCGGCGGCGGCGGATGCGCTCCACCTGCCGTTCGAGGATGGCACCTTCGACGGGGCGACGGTCGGCTTCGGGGTGCGCAACCTGATGGATCTCGATGCGGGACTCCGGGAGGCGGCACGGGTGCTGAAGCCTGGCGCGCGCTTCGTGATCCTGGAATTTTCGACTCCGCGGAGGCAACCGCTCCGCAGCCTCTACCTCACCTACTTCCGTCACATCCTGCCGCGGGTGGGACGGCTCGTCTCGAAACATACGAACGCCTACGACTGGCTACCAGCGTCTGTCCTCGCGTTTCCCGAACCGGCCGCCCTGGCCGCCCGGATGACGGCGGCCGGCTTTGCCCAGGTGCAATGGGAAACGCATTGGGGCGGGATCGTGGCGGTGCATGTGGGGGTACGGGAGGAATCATGA
- a CDS encoding NifU family protein, whose amino-acid sequence MDIVERIEEALEGIRPYIASHKGSVEVIDFDPVEGHLLLRMGGTCQGCAAATITLKHGIETRLKQSVPEVRTVEAV is encoded by the coding sequence GTGGACATCGTGGAGCGGATCGAGGAGGCCCTCGAGGGCATCCGGCCGTACATCGCCTCCCACAAGGGGTCGGTCGAAGTGATCGACTTCGATCCGGTGGAGGGGCACCTCCTGCTGCGCATGGGCGGCACCTGTCAGGGCTGTGCCGCGGCCACCATCACCCTCAAGCATGGCATCGAGACGCGCCTCAAGCAGTCGGTCCCCGAGGTCCGCACGGTCGAGGCAGTCTGA